A region of Reichenbachiella carrageenanivorans DNA encodes the following proteins:
- a CDS encoding methyl-accepting chemotaxis protein — MIKSITVRRKMMVFILGVTGLIYVITLSYISFSLREKAIAEAEILADTYASTKANEIKASLAEDLAIARTMGRVLERFVDAPVEERDKVREELMTSVLLDNPKYDAVFMSWELSAIDPEWTLPYGRERKNFYVRDGQVRSSSELANTEGDDEGSVYHLLKTEKVESLSEPYMYADYDYSKIDRDSILGTSTVVPLLAGDRYLGCIGADLSLSDFQTMSTIEFYEDGFAFLVSAKGKIIAHQDTALFNASLEQLGFVKQLDFDILGKISQEEAFSFTVFDPDFGAEVYVSFFPVNLGKTGQVWWAATIVPVAEITASFNRTLLITVFVGLIGLAVLFIIILKISNYITTSIEKSNSLLKDLALGDLNQNKKLIVDSSDELGQMAGSVNVLVDELVKKAEFSRQIGEGNLDLNFQVSSDKDMLGHSLLSMRDNLKTVLDDVKEVVEEAGNAGNLNARIQTAAKRGGWKDLSDSVNNLLQSVSTPVMAVNDIVNAMADGDLTKRFRSQASGDMARLSGNLNKALDSLTELLMSIAENANFVDESSAEMSVVSEEMNTNTKEIASAISEMSNGAQTQVSKVDESSNLVEGILKSSNEMGERAETINEAAKQGVGSSEKGLEMVNKVVFNMVDISEYSSKTHESIQILTERSAEITRVLSVITEIASQTNLLALNAAIEAAQAGDAGRGFAVVAEEIRKLAEDSRNSAKEIEKLVSDVQADTREAAKVIEIMSQTVRNGEQASKDASDVFKEISETSDRTFRHSQEILEATRLQVKDINAVVAITENVVVIAEETAAGTEQVASSATELSSGMMGYTEKSQQLAKVAEDLKSGISKFMLSQNMKASDD; from the coding sequence ATGATAAAAAGCATTACAGTTAGAAGAAAGATGATGGTATTCATCTTGGGAGTCACGGGTTTGATATATGTGATTACGCTAAGCTATATAAGTTTTAGTTTAAGAGAAAAGGCCATTGCAGAAGCTGAAATCTTGGCAGATACTTATGCATCTACCAAGGCTAATGAGATCAAAGCCAGTCTTGCCGAAGACTTGGCCATAGCTCGTACCATGGGCAGAGTTCTTGAGCGGTTTGTGGATGCACCCGTAGAAGAACGTGACAAAGTACGCGAAGAGTTGATGACCAGTGTACTGCTAGACAACCCCAAGTACGATGCTGTTTTTATGAGCTGGGAACTTTCGGCTATCGATCCAGAATGGACACTCCCTTATGGTAGAGAGCGTAAAAACTTCTACGTCAGAGATGGGCAAGTGCGTTCCTCTTCTGAATTAGCCAATACCGAAGGAGATGACGAAGGAAGCGTCTATCATCTATTGAAAACAGAAAAAGTAGAATCTCTGTCCGAACCCTATATGTATGCAGATTATGATTATAGTAAGATAGACCGAGATTCGATTTTAGGAACATCCACAGTAGTGCCGCTTTTAGCGGGAGATAGGTATCTTGGTTGTATTGGAGCAGACCTATCGTTAAGCGATTTTCAGACCATGTCTACCATAGAATTTTATGAAGATGGTTTCGCCTTTCTAGTGTCTGCCAAAGGCAAGATCATTGCCCATCAAGATACTGCGTTATTCAATGCCTCTTTAGAACAGTTGGGTTTTGTGAAGCAATTAGACTTCGACATACTTGGGAAAATAAGCCAAGAGGAGGCTTTCTCTTTTACTGTTTTCGACCCGGATTTTGGTGCAGAGGTGTATGTTTCGTTCTTCCCAGTCAATTTGGGTAAAACTGGTCAGGTTTGGTGGGCAGCGACAATCGTGCCTGTAGCAGAAATTACAGCGTCGTTTAACCGTACTTTACTTATCACTGTTTTTGTAGGGCTGATTGGACTGGCCGTATTGTTTATAATCATCCTTAAAATATCTAACTATATCACCACTTCTATTGAAAAATCAAACAGTCTTTTGAAAGACCTAGCACTAGGTGATTTAAATCAAAATAAAAAACTCATTGTGGACTCCTCAGATGAGTTGGGCCAGATGGCTGGATCAGTCAATGTCTTGGTAGATGAATTAGTTAAGAAAGCTGAGTTTTCAAGGCAAATTGGAGAAGGTAATTTGGATTTGAATTTCCAAGTGTCGAGCGATAAAGATATGCTCGGTCATTCTTTACTCAGCATGAGAGACAATCTAAAAACGGTGCTCGACGATGTAAAAGAAGTAGTAGAGGAAGCCGGGAATGCAGGTAACTTGAACGCCAGAATTCAAACTGCAGCCAAGCGAGGAGGATGGAAAGATTTGAGCGATTCGGTCAACAACTTGCTACAGTCTGTATCCACACCCGTCATGGCTGTCAATGATATCGTCAATGCCATGGCAGATGGAGACCTTACCAAACGGTTTCGTTCACAGGCTAGCGGAGATATGGCACGCCTTTCAGGCAATCTCAACAAGGCGTTGGATAGCCTCACCGAACTGCTGATGAGTATTGCTGAAAACGCCAATTTCGTAGACGAATCATCTGCTGAAATGAGCGTAGTTAGCGAAGAAATGAATACCAATACCAAAGAGATTGCTTCTGCCATATCAGAAATGAGCAATGGTGCACAAACTCAGGTGAGCAAAGTAGACGAATCGTCTAATTTGGTAGAAGGTATCCTCAAGTCATCCAATGAAATGGGAGAAAGAGCTGAAACCATCAACGAAGCCGCTAAGCAAGGAGTAGGCAGTAGCGAAAAAGGACTGGAGATGGTCAATAAAGTAGTCTTCAACATGGTAGATATATCGGAATATTCTTCCAAAACGCATGAGTCTATTCAGATCTTGACTGAAAGATCCGCAGAGATTACAAGAGTATTGAGTGTGATTACCGAAATTGCTTCCCAGACCAATCTACTGGCACTGAACGCAGCTATCGAAGCTGCTCAGGCAGGTGATGCAGGTCGTGGGTTTGCAGTAGTAGCCGAAGAAATAAGAAAATTGGCTGAAGACTCTAGAAACTCTGCCAAAGAAATCGAAAAACTCGTCAGCGATGTGCAAGCGGATACAAGGGAGGCTGCCAAGGTGATCGAGATCATGAGTCAGACTGTGAGAAATGGAGAGCAGGCATCTAAAGATGCTTCTGATGTATTCAAAGAAATATCTGAGACTTCAGATCGTACCTTCCGACATTCGCAGGAGATATTAGAAGCCACTAGGCTACAGGTCAAAGACATCAATGCAGTAGTGGCCATTACTGAAAATGTGGTAGTAATTGCAGAAGAGACAGCTGCAGGTACAGAGCAAGTGGCCAGTTCAGCCACAGAGCTTTCTTCTGGTATGATGGGATACACCGAAAAATCGCAACAGCTAGCCAAAGTAGCCGAAGACCTAAAGAGCGGAATCAGTAAGTTTATGTTGTCTCAAAACATGAAAGCATCGGATGACTAA
- a CDS encoding methyl-accepting chemotaxis protein, which translates to MMLYIIGATTLIYFIIFGYVGFQLKEESLKEAVSLANTYAVQKANDINANMQEDMSIARSMAVILSDYTTLDPETRYTMQKSLMTSILKKYPNYDAVWMSWELSAIDPEWTLPYGRQRITYFWKDGQILETIETLDTDGQDLTGDYYRIKASPHEEMSEPYVSDNYQDGYLNRSLITSPCIPIMKGDQFVGLIGTDYSLLGYSEAVQDTVYAQGKSFLVANSGMIASYDDQSMVTKSVADLSFFDADLEVVERIGEGDFTSYVTYDETLNDDIYVSFAPILLNGATQPWAVGIVLPLDEINNSFLIAFRFLISGGLIGFVLLSLIIWNISGRFAKRIIDTNQAMKKLAVGDLDFTLNIDADNEDELGQMRGSLNQLLIELSKKSNFSKEIGEGNLDAPFEVSGEQDVLGQSLMKMRDNLQIVINDTKAVIREAVEEGNFSARVVEEGKQGAWLELSASINNLLGSFVAPLITLNRIIKAMADGDLTKRYTEEAKGEIEEISSNFNKALDNIDGLLNQILNSSSTVDEATGEMKVTTEEMTSNTSEIASAIAQMSNGAQNQVSKVDESSTLIEGILNSSNEMASKAETINRGAKDAADRSAKGLEMMNKVVFNMDDISDYSSKTKESIQILTERSKEITRVLSVITEIASQTNLLALNAAIEAAQAGDAGRGFAVVAEEIRKLAEDSRASAKEIELLVSGVQKDTKEAADVIEIMNASVKNGSEASAQASDVFQKILESATANLSFSEEILNDTKLQIGDINEVVTLTEAIVVIAEETAAGTEQVASSANELSSGMELFNDKTQSLAQVAEVLKNGVSMVKLSGKAGQNTAIFKMREAFEHEKMLLDALLDYMPDHIYFKDLECKFIRNSASHVRMLGANKGEEVIGRSDFDFFGDHAKRSYEEELNIIKTGEPILNSEEKVDKKDGTTRYVATTKLPLRDLDGNIIGTYGITRDITEIKLAAQRESEAREEQMRSNMELIKKQNGLFGDIINKIDYKIALKDPKGIIYMLNEAVAKDFGYPLEEIIGKSDFDFYDEEFAAKIKTKEEALVASREPVYSLEKVILREKQKYWFIKKVPILIPEFEDWGLLIIQNEIEEDKIKGKQYLPQLKEKYPDVVLDI; encoded by the coding sequence ATGATGCTATATATTATAGGGGCAACTACCCTGATATATTTTATCATTTTTGGTTATGTAGGATTCCAATTAAAAGAAGAATCACTTAAAGAGGCGGTTAGTTTGGCGAATACATATGCCGTACAAAAGGCTAATGACATCAATGCTAATATGCAAGAAGATATGTCAATCGCTCGATCTATGGCCGTGATCCTTAGTGATTATACTACATTGGATCCAGAGACTCGATATACCATGCAAAAGTCATTGATGACCAGTATATTGAAAAAGTACCCCAACTACGATGCCGTATGGATGAGCTGGGAACTATCCGCTATTGATCCTGAGTGGACTTTGCCATATGGCCGACAAAGAATCACCTATTTTTGGAAAGATGGTCAGATCCTTGAAACCATTGAAACTTTGGATACGGATGGTCAAGATCTTACGGGCGACTATTATAGAATAAAGGCTTCGCCTCATGAAGAAATGTCTGAGCCCTATGTGAGCGATAACTATCAAGACGGGTACCTTAATCGATCACTGATTACATCACCTTGTATTCCTATTATGAAAGGGGATCAGTTTGTAGGACTGATTGGTACAGATTATTCCTTGTTGGGTTATTCAGAGGCCGTGCAAGACACCGTATATGCCCAAGGAAAATCTTTCTTGGTGGCTAACAGCGGCATGATCGCTTCATATGATGATCAGTCTATGGTGACGAAATCCGTGGCAGACCTCTCTTTTTTCGATGCTGATTTAGAGGTGGTAGAGCGTATCGGAGAAGGTGATTTTACGTCATACGTGACTTATGATGAGACTTTGAATGATGATATTTATGTGTCATTTGCCCCTATTTTATTAAATGGGGCTACGCAGCCATGGGCAGTGGGTATCGTATTGCCTCTCGACGAGATCAATAACTCATTTTTAATCGCTTTCAGATTTTTGATTTCAGGAGGTTTGATTGGGTTTGTTTTGCTGAGCCTCATCATCTGGAATATTTCTGGCCGATTTGCAAAACGAATCATAGACACGAATCAAGCTATGAAAAAACTGGCAGTAGGAGATCTTGATTTTACCTTAAATATCGATGCAGATAACGAAGATGAATTGGGACAAATGAGAGGATCCCTGAATCAGCTTTTGATAGAGTTGAGCAAGAAATCCAATTTTTCAAAGGAAATAGGAGAAGGCAATTTAGACGCACCGTTTGAGGTGTCTGGCGAACAAGATGTACTGGGTCAGTCGCTAATGAAAATGAGAGACAATCTTCAAATCGTGATCAATGACACCAAAGCGGTCATAAGAGAGGCTGTAGAGGAAGGCAACTTCAGTGCACGAGTAGTAGAAGAAGGAAAGCAAGGTGCCTGGTTAGAGTTGAGCGCATCTATCAATAATCTGCTAGGTTCATTTGTAGCACCACTCATCACCCTCAACAGAATCATCAAAGCCATGGCAGATGGAGATCTGACCAAGCGCTATACCGAAGAAGCCAAAGGGGAAATTGAAGAAATATCGAGCAACTTCAATAAGGCACTTGACAATATTGACGGTCTTTTGAATCAAATTTTGAACAGCTCATCTACAGTGGACGAAGCCACTGGCGAAATGAAAGTGACAACAGAAGAGATGACATCCAATACGTCGGAAATTGCTTCTGCGATTGCACAGATGAGTAATGGTGCGCAAAATCAAGTGTCCAAGGTAGACGAATCATCTACTTTGATTGAAGGTATTCTGAATTCCTCCAACGAAATGGCGAGCAAAGCCGAAACCATCAATCGAGGAGCAAAAGATGCCGCAGATCGTAGTGCCAAAGGCCTAGAAATGATGAATAAAGTAGTGTTCAATATGGACGATATTTCAGACTATTCATCAAAAACTAAGGAGTCTATACAAATATTGACGGAGCGCTCTAAGGAAATCACAAGAGTACTGAGCGTCATCACTGAGATAGCTTCACAGACTAATCTATTGGCATTGAATGCTGCGATCGAAGCAGCGCAAGCAGGAGATGCTGGTAGAGGATTTGCTGTGGTGGCTGAAGAAATTAGAAAGTTGGCGGAAGACTCACGTGCATCAGCCAAAGAAATTGAGTTGCTTGTCAGCGGAGTGCAAAAAGACACCAAAGAGGCTGCAGATGTCATCGAAATCATGAATGCCAGTGTGAAGAACGGTAGCGAAGCATCTGCTCAGGCTTCCGATGTATTCCAAAAGATATTAGAGTCGGCTACAGCTAATTTAAGTTTTTCGGAAGAAATTTTGAATGACACCAAACTACAGATTGGAGATATCAATGAAGTGGTGACACTTACGGAAGCGATTGTGGTGATTGCCGAAGAAACGGCTGCAGGTACAGAACAGGTCGCCAGTTCGGCTAACGAATTGTCGTCAGGAATGGAACTTTTCAATGATAAGACACAAAGCCTTGCTCAAGTAGCAGAAGTGTTGAAAAACGGAGTGAGTATGGTTAAGCTTTCAGGTAAGGCAGGGCAGAATACAGCTATATTCAAAATGAGAGAGGCCTTTGAGCATGAGAAGATGCTCTTAGACGCTTTACTAGATTACATGCCAGATCATATTTATTTCAAAGATCTTGAATGTAAATTCATCCGGAATAGTGCTTCGCATGTTCGTATGTTGGGTGCAAACAAAGGGGAGGAAGTCATTGGTCGAAGTGATTTCGACTTCTTTGGAGATCATGCCAAAAGGTCCTATGAAGAAGAATTAAACATCATCAAGACTGGAGAACCAATTCTAAATTCGGAAGAAAAAGTAGATAAAAAGGATGGTACTACTAGATACGTGGCAACCACTAAACTGCCTCTTCGAGATTTGGATGGTAATATCATAGGTACCTATGGCATTACCCGAGACATAACCGAAATCAAATTGGCAGCGCAGCGGGAAAGTGAGGCAAGAGAAGAGCAGATGAGAAGCAATATGGAGCTCATCAAAAAGCAAAATGGTCTGTTTGGAGACATCATTAATAAAATAGATTATAAAATTGCCTTGAAAGACCCCAAAGGGATTATTTATATGCTAAATGAAGCTGTAGCCAAAGATTTTGGATATCCATTGGAGGAAATTATTGGTAAGAGTGACTTCGATTTTTATGATGAAGAATTTGCTGCAAAAATTAAAACTAAAGAAGAGGCACTAGTAGCTTCTCGTGAGCCAGTATATAGTCTCGAAAAAGTAATTCTCAGAGAGAAACAGAAATATTGGTTTATTAAAAAAGTACCGATTTTAATCCCTGAATTTGAAGATTGGGGGCTTTTGATCATTCAAAATGAAATTGAAGAAGATAAAATAAAAGGGAAGCAGTACCTTCCTCAGTTGAAAGAAAAGTATCCAGATGTGGTGCTGGATATTTAA
- a CDS encoding chemotaxis protein CheW, producing the protein MAIGNNLKKGTKAAIPEKQEVQDATVDSSLVPKTETKLDQRDTQSLNQLNHDLEATQQVEENSRMLVVFPVGKEEYAFEIGQIKEVVPVPPISPVPQTKKYIQGVANVRGNVLAVIDLAKKFGLKKGQAADEINYVIVINSEDVKVAVVSSQVPETLMIKESQINSTADVMRKSNNEQHFINGVIKKDNRMIILIDILEMIKSDQD; encoded by the coding sequence ATGGCAATAGGGAATAATTTGAAGAAAGGAACCAAAGCAGCGATTCCTGAAAAACAGGAAGTTCAGGATGCAACTGTAGATAGCTCGTTGGTGCCCAAGACTGAAACCAAACTAGACCAAAGAGATACACAATCTCTGAACCAACTAAACCATGACCTAGAGGCTACGCAGCAGGTCGAAGAAAACAGTCGAATGCTGGTGGTGTTTCCCGTAGGAAAAGAAGAGTATGCTTTTGAAATAGGCCAGATCAAAGAAGTAGTACCCGTACCTCCCATCTCGCCCGTACCCCAGACCAAGAAGTATATCCAAGGTGTGGCCAATGTGCGTGGCAATGTATTAGCTGTAATAGACTTAGCCAAAAAATTTGGACTGAAAAAAGGACAAGCAGCAGATGAGATCAATTACGTTATCGTGATCAATAGCGAGGACGTGAAGGTCGCTGTGGTATCTAGTCAAGTACCCGAAACACTCATGATTAAAGAAAGCCAGATCAACAGTACCGCCGATGTGATGAGAAAGTCAAACAATGAGCAGCACTTTATCAATGGCGTTATCAAAAAAGATAATCGAATGATTATACTTATCGATATTTTAGAGATGATCAAGAGTGACCAAGACTAA
- a CDS encoding response regulator → MEGVLDRTYKDEEVKKYSILYVDDEEVNLRIFQRAFKRHYNVFTAESGTDAIKILESQEIDLIMTDQRMPGMTGVELLIKIVPQYPNIARMIMTGFSDEDEIIRVDQEVGLDRFLVKPWNQEDLKEEFDKALEIRNPKEEEKKPDVTPVVPKPTLDPGVKTKQELKKEIIKSVEARKNMMSTVNMDQVIEFNVSLRESLLPRQEELRLYIEDAFILYEHNRVNHNGYWFGEVGNKLLITSFNTNSGVIHALTLNTFICATLMELMYKDRIYDPREILSTLSIRIQNRFFGKKYDENICSVDIALLVYDKHDESLLFGGANHSLYSFNKSGEFKTLSGNVAPLIPGVEPDIDVIQFDTFEVSELYFIPNNVIDDSTKKSDSNSALLSTQLLLEELHKFPMIMQAKLLREYRYKSLVGVRF, encoded by the coding sequence GTGGAAGGAGTACTAGACAGGACATACAAGGACGAAGAAGTTAAAAAATACAGTATTCTGTACGTGGATGATGAAGAAGTAAACCTTCGAATTTTTCAGCGGGCGTTCAAGCGTCACTACAATGTGTTTACCGCGGAATCTGGTACAGATGCGATCAAAATATTAGAAAGTCAGGAAATAGACTTGATCATGACCGATCAGCGCATGCCTGGCATGACGGGTGTAGAGCTCCTCATCAAAATCGTACCACAGTACCCCAATATCGCACGGATGATTATGACGGGCTTTAGCGACGAAGATGAGATTATTCGTGTAGATCAGGAGGTAGGACTCGATCGGTTTTTAGTGAAGCCTTGGAATCAAGAAGACCTTAAAGAGGAATTTGATAAAGCTTTAGAAATCCGTAACCCTAAAGAAGAGGAAAAAAAGCCTGATGTTACTCCTGTTGTCCCCAAACCTACCTTGGACCCTGGGGTCAAGACCAAGCAAGAGCTGAAAAAAGAAATTATCAAATCGGTAGAGGCACGAAAAAACATGATGTCTACCGTCAATATGGATCAAGTCATTGAGTTCAACGTCTCACTAAGAGAATCCCTCTTGCCGCGCCAGGAGGAGCTACGCTTATATATAGAAGATGCCTTCATCCTCTATGAGCACAACCGAGTCAACCATAATGGTTATTGGTTTGGCGAAGTGGGAAACAAACTGCTGATCACGTCTTTCAATACCAACTCGGGCGTCATACACGCACTCACCTTGAATACCTTCATTTGCGCCACATTGATGGAGCTCATGTACAAAGACAGGATCTATGACCCTAGAGAAATACTATCTACCCTGTCTATCAGAATTCAAAACCGATTCTTCGGAAAGAAGTACGATGAAAACATTTGCTCGGTAGATATCGCTCTTTTGGTGTACGATAAGCACGACGAATCACTCTTGTTTGGTGGAGCCAATCATAGCTTGTATTCTTTCAATAAAAGTGGAGAATTTAAGACCCTTTCGGGAAATGTGGCACCACTGATACCCGGTGTAGAGCCAGACATCGACGTGATTCAGTTCGATACCTTCGAAGTTTCCGAACTGTATTTTATACCTAATAATGTGATCGACGATAGTACTAAAAAATCAGATAGTAATTCGGCACTTTTGAGTACACAGCTGCTTCTCGAAGAATTACATAAATTTCCAATGATCATGCAGGCCAAGCTATTGCGTGAGTATAGGTACAAAAGTTTGGTTGGAGTACGCTTCTAA
- a CDS encoding sensor histidine kinase — translation MRREIVFIVAVAVLLINLNGFQAMARPLESQQDTTEEVERSRESSSNSIVLVLALLLLGVAGGAFYYTSAIRKKSIMAEMQIADIRNQLKSKEAQVSKIHQAYQKSVEQKKEMKVLFAKEYDKLVVKYKEQAKEKVELARQAAASRELKETSKTLEKTQALLIQSEKMSSLGQLTAGIAHEINNPVNFVANGVNTLKDNFKQLNVFIENYKRICELDSLEEIKKYYKIQREDDHHFSDLQTSTSESLDDVEYGTTRITEIVNGLRVFARHDEVEIKEADVNQIVENAVVILKPKYKKKAKVLKDLDTNIAPIKCLPGQLNQALVNLIGNACDAIDFKGTINIKTEEVDQDHVKITIRDNGKGMSEDTLKKIFDPFFTTKEVGKGTGLGLAITYGIIEKHNGTIAVESTEGKGTEFVITLPKKLRKVNKSMESAPA, via the coding sequence ATGAGAAGAGAGATTGTTTTTATAGTGGCTGTTGCAGTACTGCTTATCAATTTGAATGGTTTTCAAGCCATGGCACGCCCGTTGGAGAGCCAGCAGGACACTACTGAAGAAGTGGAGAGATCGAGAGAAAGCTCATCGAATAGTATTGTTTTGGTTTTAGCACTGCTGTTGCTAGGTGTGGCGGGAGGAGCATTCTATTATACTTCGGCTATTCGCAAGAAGAGCATCATGGCAGAAATGCAAATTGCCGATATTAGAAACCAGCTAAAAAGTAAGGAAGCTCAAGTCAGTAAAATTCATCAAGCGTATCAAAAATCTGTAGAACAGAAGAAAGAAATGAAAGTCTTATTCGCTAAAGAATATGACAAGTTGGTGGTTAAATATAAAGAGCAAGCCAAAGAAAAAGTAGAATTGGCTAGGCAAGCTGCGGCAAGTAGAGAACTCAAAGAAACGAGCAAGACACTGGAGAAAACGCAAGCCTTACTTATTCAGTCCGAAAAAATGTCTTCATTAGGTCAGCTCACTGCTGGTATCGCACACGAAATCAATAACCCTGTCAACTTTGTGGCGAATGGAGTGAATACCCTCAAAGATAATTTCAAACAGCTCAATGTATTTATCGAAAACTATAAGCGGATCTGCGAGCTCGATAGTTTGGAGGAGATCAAGAAGTATTACAAAATTCAGCGAGAAGACGATCATCATTTTAGCGATTTGCAAACGTCCACCAGTGAGTCGCTCGACGATGTGGAGTATGGGACTACCCGAATCACCGAAATCGTAAACGGACTTCGAGTATTTGCACGACACGACGAGGTAGAAATCAAAGAGGCAGATGTCAACCAGATCGTGGAGAACGCTGTAGTGATCCTAAAGCCTAAGTACAAGAAAAAAGCCAAGGTACTCAAAGACTTGGACACCAACATCGCGCCAATTAAGTGTCTTCCCGGACAACTCAATCAAGCGTTGGTGAACCTCATAGGCAATGCCTGTGATGCCATAGATTTTAAAGGTACAATCAATATAAAGACAGAAGAAGTAGACCAAGACCATGTCAAAATCACGATACGAGACAACGGTAAAGGCATGTCAGAAGACACGCTAAAGAAAATATTTGACCCATTCTTTACTACCAAAGAAGTAGGGAAAGGTACGGGACTAGGCTTGGCGATTACCTATGGAATCATCGAAAAACACAACGGGACTATAGCAGTCGAAAGCACCGAGGGCAAAGGCACTGAGTTTGTGATTACATTGCCTAAAAAGCTCAGAAAAGTAAACAAATCAATGGAATCAGCACCAGCTTAA